Within the Eucalyptus grandis isolate ANBG69807.140 chromosome 1, ASM1654582v1, whole genome shotgun sequence genome, the region AATCGTTTGAAGAAACATCGACTCCCCCAGCTTGATGTGGGAATTACTTATTGCCTTATACTCGGAGGGATTGCTCTTGATGTTATATCTTTGGTAATGCTTGTTTTCTCTGATTGGACTATTGCCGGAATCAAGCACACCACCACAGGGTCATCTAAACTAGATTCATTTCTCTACAAGTTGGTATCCACCATAGATTACCTGAGGAAGCCCCGATACATCACACATGAAGTAGAACCTAACACCGATGTTACTTATGAGTTCTTGGATACACCATTGATATTTCGAAGGTGGTCAGAATCCATATCTGCTTGTAACCTTTTTTCCGAGGCATTGAAGGAGAGTCCGAGAAAGATATGTAAGTGCAATCAGTTCTGGGGCTTTGtcgttttcaaaaatatatgtaGTTTTCCATTCCAAATGGTCGACAAGATCATCTCTTGTTTCCTTCAAGCTGGTGAGACAATAGCTAGATGCCGTGGTAAAAGGTCAACGATTGCAAATGCAAAGTACATGTCCAAAAATCTCTTCATGAAGAAGTTATGGATCTTTCTCTTTAACCATGTGAAATCTGGGATGTCAAGTGACTCGGAAGATGTGATGGAGCTAGTCAAGCAAAATCAGTTTGGTACCCATGGTCTTTTTGAAAATGTCAGCAATGCTAATATGCACAACTACATTATAGGGTTGCATATTACTACTGAAATATGGTACAACAAAGATAAACAATCAATGAGATCCACAACCCCACTTGACCCAGCCCTAGTTGATCAAAGGGAATTTAGCAAGATTCTCTCTGATTATATGTTGTATGTTTTACTTAATCAGCCTAATTTGATGTCCTCTGTGGCCATGGTGGGCTTTGCCCAAATGGTATCGACGAAGGTGTTGCTAGAGCTACGGAGCTACATCAGTAATGCGACCACAGATCTGAATGAGATATGTGAAGAATTGTATTCAGATGAAATGTCTCTTCGAGCCTGGCGCGGAGAGGGTCCTATCAACCCTTTGAAATCCCCGCTCCTCGAGGGGCTCCTTTTGGCCCACGAATTGGAAAATGATAAGAACAAGTGGAAGATAATAAGCGACATGTGGCTTAAGCTGTTGCAATATGCAGCAATTAATATTAAGGGAGAGGCACACGTGCAAATGCTGAGCAAAGGGGGAGAGCTTGTTACCTTTGTTTGGTTGTTGATGGCTCATGTCGGTCGCTTCTACAAACCTGAATGGGGCATGTATCGCGAATATTGGGAAGAGAAGTCTGGCGTTGGGCGTGATGTTGACAACCAGAGCGAGAGGCGTGGCAGAGATGATAGGGATGGCAGCGATGTGAGTACGGTAGTGTAACGAATACTCTACTTAGATATTTCATCCATATTGGTTGCCTTATCTAGCCCCACTCACAGCATTTCTATAAATGTTCgtttgaataaaaattactaGTTTGTGTATCTTTATGACTAATGTCAAGAATCgaaggattttcatttttcgtaaTGAGCTTTTGCCTGTGTCTACTCCTATTAATGGTAAATATATCAATTCAtacttaaaattatatttaaaaagaagaagaaaattttataggCTGTGCTTATTAAAGTAAAATGATAGTATAGATTGTAATTTacaataaaaaagtaattttcttgTAGACGGGATGCAAATTCAGGAATATCGCCATTTTCCCTcactcctttttcattttgtacgCTCATAAAGCACGTGTCTCTTTGCCCGGCGCCGCACTCCTATTTCTCGTTCCTGGAATGAAATTTcggtttttttgttcctggaacaaaaaagaacagaaacgcgtttgtgtgcgttttgttcttttttgttcttttgttcctggaacaaaaaaaaaacaagaaacaagaaaacttgtttcttgtttggAACACAAAtcgtaaacactttttttttttttttttctcttatttttgttcttctttcttttggccggtgccgcctcgccatggcctggcgaccggccgacgagggccggcggcctcgcccggccacgcgaggctcgccggcccctagcgaggctcgccgggacgctcgccgtccccggcgaggccgaggctcgccgtagccgggcgagggtcggcctcgccatggccgggcgagctcgagctcgcccgatccggcgaggccgacctcgcgccggcccggcgagctcgatctcgcccgatccggcgaggcggagctcgcccggccggcgagcctcggcctcactggcggtggccggcgaggccgtgCCTCACCCGCCGGGCGAGCTCCGCCTcgcggatcaaggcgaggccgacctcgcgccggctgggcgagctcgatctcgcccggatccgcctcgagctcgcccggccggcgaggccgagctcgcccggccggcgagcctcggcctcgccggcggtgGCTGgcaggccgcgcctcgcccgccgccggcgagctcggccctcgccggccggtcgccaaggccttggccggcgaccggccaaaagaagaaaaaaaaaaatgaaaaagaaaaaaaaaaaaaaaggaaaaataagaaaaaatagaaaaaataaaagaaataaaaaaattatccaaatttaccaaacatgtttcgtttattttttattccctaacaaagttttaccaaacgcgtatttttgttgGTGGTGTTCCCCtaacagaaatacttttttctatttctgttccctaacaatttttaaacaaaatacaaccaaacgcgccctttgCTGCTTGATACGAGAGAAGCGACGCCTCAAAAGTGCGAATAAACTGAGTAATTCTCAGAATATCCCCGCGAGTTTCGGCATCCAATTTTCCGAAATTGATAAATccaaacaataataaaaatgaagaagaaaaacaaaatacagaaaattcctccagtcctccgccgccgccgtcgcatCATCGcagtcgtcgccgccgccgccgccgccgccgccgctcctcctcccAACGCAGAAGCAATGGCATCAGCGCCCTCCATGCTGATGTACTACTTTCCTCCTCTCTGACCCCAAACCCTAGACACTTCCCCGTCGGCCGAAAGCACCTCGCCGTGTCCTGCGCCTCCACCTTCGGCCCTGCCCCGACCAGCTACTCCCCTcccgcgacggcgacggcgacggcgacgatgaTGATCCACAATATCAGGGACAACGCCAGCCGCCACCGCCAGGCCCACGCCTTCTCCGCCAAGTACGTCCCCTTAGGCTGCGGCTTCACCGCCTCCGAGTCTGGCACGACACGGACGCCCTCAAGAAGTTCGACGGCGCGAACTGGAGGAACCTCTTCGACTCGCGCGTTGGCTATGAGCCAACCTCCATACATTGGTTGGGTAGTCCACTGTCTCCTCTCAAAGCCTCCTCCTTTCGAGCCAGCGGACTCGCATCGCCCCGATCCTCCACCGCGACGGACGACGGAGCCTCCGCTTCGACGGGCGGGCGCGATTCCAGtggcctccgccgccgctccgcCCATCGATGCCGGATCGTCGATTCGGAAGTCGATCAAGCTTGTGGCCCGGTACGTACTTCTCTCGCCCGTCACTAACGCCTCGTGGGAAGCGAGATCCGAGATATTCGAGGAGGTCGGCGATGCCAGTGAGAGCGAGAGTGCTACGTCGCCGGAGAGCGTATTGGTTCCGGAAGCCCGTCTAGGAGCAGGGCGAGCGTTTTCTACTCGGAGATCAGTAGAGGAATCCATGGAAGGAGATCAGGATGGGGAAGCTGGCGGAAGATGTCGATGCTTTCGCTGGGACAATATGCTGCTATAAGGTAAATTAAATTCGGCTTTGAACAACTATGGGATGGTGATACTTTTGTTTCTGGTTCTGAACGTGGTGCCATTTGTTTTCTGCGATGTTTCTCCAGGTTAAATTTCTCGGTTTGAATGATGGTTCAATGGTTGAAATGTAGTTTTAACCGAATCTCAAGCGTTTTTATCCCTGCCTTTTGCTGGTATCAGCGCAATGCATACTATGTTAATGTAAGAAGAGAGTTCCTTTGGGCTTTCTTTGCTGAAGATGAATTGCATATGATGTCATTGACACTACTAGAGTTAGGTAATGCAGTTTGCGGTGCTTTGATAAATTCCTGATATTAAACTGACAGATGCTGGTGCTTGGTTGGTGGGTAATCAGTTCTAGTATTCTGCTATTCGTAGTTTTGAACGTCAAGTCCTCGTTTGAATAATCTAGAACCGGTCATCTGGTAATTAGAGAATATATTGTATGAACTTGCTGCTGCTTCGCTGTAACATGTACATTGTCTCTATCTTTCGCATATGTGTGTATCTAAATTAGTCATCATTCCTTGTCCGTATCAAGTTCTGCAATCAGAATTTCTAAGTTCTCTAGTCATTAGCCGTAGTCCATATAGGGTGGGAATTCGTTATTAGAATTGTGCATAACAGAACACCCCTATTGTATTCAGCCTTTTACTTTTGGACCAGCATTGCTTCAGTAGACAGAAAAGTTCTCAAGAGGCCAATCCCTATTGACACTGACTTGCAAATAGCATCAGCTGTTACATGGGTTGGACACTTGTCAATGGCGATCCAACTGGAAGTAACTCAGTCCATCGAAGGTATCATATGAAACAGTACTTCCAATTGACAATAGTATGCTACTTTCTCCCCTCAAGTTGATTGCTTTATTGGCTTATAGGATGAGAATATACATTTCCATCTGCTGCCACTAAGCAGTTGCAGGAGTCATGTTACTCCTGATCCTGAAGGATGGCATCACTTTATGGCTGTGCCTTAAATGTGTGTTTATTCTTTGCAAACCATATTTACTCTTGCATGTTTTCTTTACTCTACTCATAAAAACTATGGAGAAGTTTGCTAATTTTCTAGCCATTTACCATTCTcttattaccaaaaataaaaatcaataaatcaaacTCATCCAAACTATGGAGAAGCTTGCTAATTAACATCCTCTTGCCAATAAGTATTGGCAGTTTGTCAAGGTTTTCGACATGTTCAAGCCCAATACTCAGATGTCGGATCTTCATAAAGTTATCCTTTCCATGATATAGTCTCATTACTGATCCTTTCTGCCGTTTACCTTATACTGGTAATTTCCTGCAGAAATCTGGGATTCCTCAGATTCAGTTGCTCTTATTGCCAATTTCACGTTTGTGGCTTGTGATTCTAGACCTGGAAAATCAGCTCCAATTAAGCCCATCTCCCCagagataaagagagaaaaattacttTGGCAAGAGGCAGAAAAGAAggaatgaaatgaggaaaaagaagagagaagaacgtAACAGAGATACTAAAGTGGAGGACTTGTTCAGGCTCCAAGCTTTATTTGCCGAAAGTTGTGTCTTCTGTGATATGCCAGCTTTGGCAGACAGTGATAGCATTCTGTTAAGCAACACTTGTTTTGAGAACTCATTTGTATGCCATTCATGGCAAAGGAATATTCATGGGAGGGTATTTGGAGGATTTAAATGCGAAGGGCTTTTGAATTGGCCTTTTCAACCGCATATGCCTTTGCTGGTGTGGCACCCTGGTTCTTTGAAGTTGACCCTGTTGAATTCTTGAGACCTGTAAGTACTCATCCAGTGCATGATGTATTTCTATGTCTAGGTGCTGCTGTTGCATTACTTACCTGCTGAGTGTGGATCTGTGGCAATGATTACATGATATGCCCGGTGTCAGTCTTCTATAAGCACGGATTGTCATACTTGAGCCTTCACTTTTGCAGTTGTATGTATATGTGTGAAATTATGGATCAGTTAGGTGGAAGATCATAATACAAAGGATATTCTTTGGGATGTAGGCAGATATTGGCAACTTTCTCTGCCTCAAATGCTGTGTCCTGTATACGGAGCTTAACAATCCAGATGAACTCCTGATAAATGTCGAAGTTGTGGCCCATGTGATGCAACCTGAGTGCAGGTCAAGCGAGGTACGAGTGGCCTATGCGTGTTACGTTTTCTTTTAGCAAATTTTCATACCATTCCAACAGGTGTCAAACGAATTCTACTTTACATTAACTACACATCCTGAGGCCTTGAATGATGGATTGAAGATTTGGAAGTCCCATCCATGGAAGAAGAGGTATGGCTTGTCCTTGAACGTATGGATGGTGAGACTTGTCAGACTTCATCCTGAATACACTTCTCCAGTGCCTGAAGCAAACCACAATACTTACTTGCAAGTTGAATGATAATTAGTGGGGGACTGAAATTGATACTCGAAAAGCAGGACGACATTGCCAAGTAAAAGCGGAACTTAGGGACATCAGTCTAGTTAGGAACATAAGGGATGTCTAGCGCACCAAACATGTATCAGCATTGTGAAGTCCAATTATTTACTACTTCTGAGAAAGTCTCACTGCACGATGAGATGAACCAAAGATTAGAAGATGCCAAGTACAATGAT harbors:
- the LOC120292781 gene encoding uncharacterized protein LOC120292781 — encoded protein: MDPGPGNRPKAGPKSLGTHSWVFWSGLAGAAPAARAVRGGRRRVRGTLGTSGGGRMKLGGGRTRLIGAKQGRNRAGPSGRGTPGRGLGARNGGWMHSVGRAAVASVRAAVRRRDGRRRGCSFCSSFCPDAIGAFSLVDSNIWTRHLVSFIFQVGAVVYVFGKIFPSDKSLRLWALYLSNLPRLREWVLWDDHFSCCSCKELTYVADVCFNEEEANNEEEVNLTESIVVKHAYCFFQIFKIFITDFIYTREQRKMSCKYFHRVSAMDALRIISVELQFIYEVLHTKALAIRSKWSYIFRFIAFIDIVMACIMFNRLKKHRLPQLDVGITYCLILGGIALDVISLVMLVFSDWTIAGIKHTTTGSSKLDSFLYKLVSTIDYLRKPRYITHEVEPNTDVTYEFLDTPLIFRRWSESISACNLFSEALKESPRKICKCNQFWGFVVFKNICSFPFQMVDKIISCFLQAGETIARCRGKRSTIANAKYMSKNLFMKKLWIFLFNHVKSGMSSDSEDVMELVKQNQFGTHGLFENVSNANMHNYIIGLHITTEIWYNKDKQSMRSTTPLDPALVDQREFSKILSDYMLYVLLNQPNLMSSVAMVGFAQMVSTKVLLELRSYISNATTDLNEICEELYSDEMSLRAWRGEGPINPLKSPLLEGLLLAHELENDKNKWKIISDMWLKLLQYAAINIKGEAHVQMLSKGGELVTFVWLLMAHVGRFYKPEWGMYREYWEEKSGVGRDVDNQSERRGRDDRDGSDVSTVV